A part of Antechinus flavipes isolate AdamAnt ecotype Samford, QLD, Australia chromosome 6, AdamAnt_v2, whole genome shotgun sequence genomic DNA contains:
- the EPS8L2 gene encoding epidermal growth factor receptor kinase substrate 8-like protein 2 isoform X1: MSHLGSLSAGPRSPNGSMGHSDGLAKLSAKDLYEQRKKYSNSNVIMHETSQYHVQHLATFIMDKSEAIVTVEDAIRKLVQLSSKEKIWTQEMLLQVNDSSLKLLDCESQEELEHFPLGTVQHCQTVLNQLRYPSVLLLVCQDSEQHKPDVHFFYCDEVEAELVHEDIESALVDSRMGKKMRPQTLKGHQEKIRQRLSILPPAQGPAPIPFHQDAGGSKNRVAAPVPLSAPDYGRRDSGSQEEEPRALLAQKIEKETQILNCALDDIELFVARLQKAAEAFRQLNQRKKGKKSRKKGPAEGVLTLRARPPSEADFVDCFQKMKLALNLLAKLRKHIQNPSAAELVHFLLGPLELIINSCGGPDMARSVCSPLLSRDAVDFLKGHLIPKEMALWESLGETWTRSRAEWPRDAPVPPYIPKFHNGWEPPLDVLQGAPWEVEGGLLPDTELSPANGAPYRHSLRHSPGPEPAPPGDGFPPGGSPNTNRRFEGPTMAKFAKIRYDFTARNANELSVLKDEVLEVLEDNKQWWKLRNRSGQAGYVPFNILDAISPEDAYALSEQDNQKYRGDLSPRGPSPASPFHKLPLSYPGDKDAKEQLIHHMDELNHELIKKMANPKGQPPHRNFRVERSRPVAPLTYDSSAQEVRMWLEAKSFSPGIVDHLGILTGAQLFSLNKEELKKVCGDEGARVYSQLTVQKGLLEKNQAGSELEELLQKFQKKTMEEGQS; this comes from the exons ATGAGCCACTTAGGATCCCTGAGCGCAGGGCCCAGATCTCCCAA CGGCAGCATGGGGCACTCGGACGGGCTGGCCAAGCTGAGCGCCAAGGACCTGTATG AGCAAAGGAAGAAATACTCCAACTCCAACGTCATCATGCACGAGACCTCCCAGTACCACGTTCAG CATCTGGCCACGTTCATCATGGACAAGAGCGAGGCCATCGTCACGGTGGAGGACGCCATCCGCAAGCTGGTCCAGCTGAGCTCCAAGGAGAAGATCTGGACCCAGGAGATGCTGCTGCAGGTCAACGACTCCTCCCTGAAGCTGCTGGACTGCGAGTCCCAG GAGGAGCTGGAGCACTTCCCGCTGGGCACGGTGCAGCACTGCCAGACCGTGCTGAACCAGCTGCGCTACCCCTCCGTGCTGCTGCTCGTGTGCCAGGACTCGGAGCAGCACAAGCCCGACGTGCACTTCTTCTACTGCGACGAGGTGGAG GCAGAGCTGGTGCATGAAGACATCGAGAGCGCCCTGGTGGACAGCCGGATGGGCAAGAAGATGCGGCCGCAGACGCTCAA GGGCCACCAGGAAAAGATCCGGCAGCGTCTGTCCATCCTTCCTCCGGCCCAGGGGCCTGCGCCCATCCCCTTCCACCAAGACGCCGGCGGCTCCAAGAACCGCGTGGCTGCTCCGGTGCCCCTCAGCGCGCCAG ATTATGGACGAAGAGACTCCGGCTCTCAGGAGGAGGAGCCCAGGGCTCTCCTGGCCCAGAAGATCGAGAAGGAGACA CAAATCCTCAACTGCGCCCTGGATGACATCGAGCTGTTCGTGGCGCGCCTGCAGAAGGCGGCCGAAGCCTTTCGGCAGCTCAACCAGAGGAAGAAGGGCAAGAAGAGCAGGAAGAAAGGGCCGGCAG AGGGGGTCTTGACCCTCAGGGCCAGGCCCCCCTCCGAGGCCGACTTTGTCGACTGCTTCCAGAAAATGAAGCTGGCCCTCAACCTCCTG GCCAAGCTGAGAAAGCACATCCAGAACCCGAGCGCCGCTGAGCTGGTCCACTTTCTCCTGGGCCCCCTGGAGCTG ATCATCAACAGCTGTGGGGGCCCCGACATGGCCCGCTCCGTGTGCAGCCCCCTGCTGTCCCGAGACGCCGTGGACTTCCTGAAGGGCCACCTGATTCCCAAGGAGATGGCCCTGTGGGAGTCTCTGGGAGAGACGTGGACCCGCTCTCG GGCCGAGTGGCCTCGAGACGCCCCCGTGCCCCCCTACATCCCAAAGTTCCACAACGGCTGGGAGCCCCCGCTGGACGTGCTGCAGGGGGCCCCCTGGGAGGTGGAAGGTGGGCTGCTGCCGGACACTGAG CTGAGCCCGGCCAACGGGGCCCCTTACCGCCATTCCCTGAGACACAGCCCGGGCCCCGAGCCTGCGCCCCCCGGAGACGGCTTCCCGCCAGGGGGCTCCCCCAACACCAACAG GAGATTCGAGGGCCCAACCATGGCCAAGTTCGCCAAAATCCGCTACGACTTCACGGCGCGAAACGCCAACGAGCTGTCGGTGCTCAAGGACGAGGTTCTGGAG GTGCTGGAAGACAACAAGCAGTGGTGGAAGCTGAGGAACCGCAGCGGACAGGCCGGCTACGTGCCCTTCAACATCCTGGACGCCATCAGCCCCGAAGACGCGTACGCCCTCAGTGAGCAG gaCAACCAGAAGTACCGCGGAGACCTGAGTCCCCGGGGCCCGAGCCCCGCCAGCCCCTTCCACAAGCTGCCCCTCAGCTACCCCGGGGACAAGGACGCCAAAGAGC AGCTCATCCACCACATGGACGAGCTTAACCACGAGCTCATCAAGAAGATGGCCAACCCCAAGGGGCAGCCTCCGCACAGGAACTTCCGGGTCGAGAGGAGCAGGCCCGTGGCCCCCCTGACCTATGACTCCAGTGCCCAGGAGGTCAGGATGTGGCTGGAAGCCAAGTCCTTCAGCCCAGG GATTGTGGACCACCTGGGCATCCTGACGGGCGCCCAGCTCTTCTCCCTTAACAAAGAGGAGCTGAAGAAAGTGTGTGGGGACGAGGGTGCCCGCGTCTACAGCCAGCTGACTGTGCAGAAGGGCCTCCTGGAG AAGAACCAGGCTGGGTCGGAGCTGGAGGAGCTGCTGCAGAAGTTCCAGAAGAAGACCATGGAGGAGGGCCAGAGCTAG